In a genomic window of Cuculus canorus isolate bCucCan1 chromosome 4, bCucCan1.pri, whole genome shotgun sequence:
- the TMEM33 gene encoding transmembrane protein 33, producing MADSTQNGPMQGGAGGGAVQFLMANKLDTAMWISRLFTVYCSALFVLPLLGLHEAASFYQRALLANALTSALRLHQRLPHFQLSRAFLAQALLEDSCHYLLYSLIFVNSYPVTMSIFPVLLFSLLHAATYTKKVLDARSSNSLPLLRNLLEKLNANQQNILKFIACNEIFLMPATVFMLFSGQGSLLQPFIYYRFLTLRYSSRRNPYCRTLFTELRIVVEHLIMKPSCPVFVRRLCLSSISFISRLAPTVA from the exons ATGGCAGACTCTACGCAGAACGGGCCCATGCAAGGCGGGGCCGGCGGCGGCGCCGTG CAATTTCTGATGGCTAACAAGTTGGATACAGCAATGTGGATTTCCCGATTGTTCACAGTTTACTGCTCAGCTTTATTTGTCCTGCCTCTTTTAGG GTTGCATGAAGCAGCGAGCTTTTATCAGCGTGCCTTGCTGGCAAATGCTCTTACTAGTGCCCTTCGACTACACCAAAGGCTACCGCACTTTCAGCTTAGCAGGGCATTTCTGGCCCAGGCTTTGCTGGAGGACAGCTGCCACTACCTGTTGTACTCTCTTATCTTTGTGAATTCCTACCCTGTTACAA TGagtatttttccagttctgctgtTCTCCTTGCTTCATGCTGCCACTTACACAAAGAAGGTCCTTGAT gCACGAAGTTCAAATAGCCTGCCCTTACTGAGAAATCTTTTAGAGAAACTGAATGCTAATCAACAGAATATTCTAAAATTCATCGCTTGCAATGAAATTTTCCTGATGCCAGCTACAGTTTTTATGCTCTTCAG TGGGCAAGGGAgtctgctccagcccttcattTACTATAGATTTCTTACATTGCGCTACTCCTCTCGGCGAAATCCATACTGTCG GACTCTCTTCACCGAGCTGAGGATTGTTGTTGAACACTTAATAATGAAGCCCTCTTGCCCTGTTTTTGTAAGAAGACTATGCCTCAGCAGCATTTCCTTTATAAGCAGATTGGCTCCAACTGTTGCATAG